The genomic window CCTGGACACACTGGCCCGAAGCCGACAACAGGAGAAGGTAATGATGGAAGAGATGCGGCAGCTAGAGCTGGAGTTTGAAGAGAGAACCCAAGAGGAGAAGATGCGGCAAACAGTTTGGAAaacattggaaattgaggaagaaaaacaggaagaaactaatgaagaaaaaatcatcaaggaaaacaatgTAGCAATGGAAGATTTAGAGAAGACCCGGGCATTCCAGTCTGAAGGCCCAAAGGGACCACTAGGCTGGATGCTGGGGAACCTGTGGAATGCAGGGCTCTttggtctctttcttctctttgagcTTTTCCGGCAGAATATGCAACATGAACCAGCTTTTGACTCCAGcagtgatgaggaagaggaggatacCGTTGGGGAGACTGTTACCACATGCAGTTGGTTATCTGACTTTCCTAAGCAGGAGGACTTGGATTTCTTTTTTGAGCAGAACCTCCAAAATACCACCCGTGACTTACCTAGTACTTGTGAATTTGTGGAGAGCTTTGTGGATGACCTGATAGAGGCCTGTCAGGTGCTGGGCCGGAGGGAGATACACCCCCAGTTGGAGGATTGCCTAGGTGTAGGCCCTGCCTTTGAGAAATGGGGCGTTGGTCAAGATGCTCACAGGTTTGAAGTACTGGTGCCTTTATCAGCCCCACAAAGCAACTCATTCCACCTAGAGATGAGAGCCCCGGAATCTGGTCTGCTCCGTTGTGGTCGAGTGTTGGTGGAGTCAGAATGCGTATGCAAACGAGAAAAGCTTTTGGGTGATGTGCTATGTCTTGTCCACCACTGGGACCATTCTTCAGGTACGGGCAAGCCTGCCAACTCCCTGAAGTCCAACTTTTGTACTGGCTCAAACCTGGATGTATACAAGAGCCTGTACTGGTTCCGAAACATAGTGGGGAGTGCCTGGGCTCTAGTGGCACATAAGTATGACTTTAAGCTTAGCCTCCCACCTTCAGTCACATCATGTAAACTGAGGCTGGACTATCGTTCAGGTCGATTTCTCTTAATCAACTTGATCCTGGGAGTGCAAAGGGATGACTCTCTGGTTTATTTTGTGAGTCAGTCACCTGAACATGAGAAGCTGACTAGTTTGGACTGGCCTGAGTCTTTTGCAGCCTGTGAGCACCTATTCCTAAAGCTGGTTATGCGATTTGCCCCAGAAAAGACTTGCCATCTCAAGTGCCTCCAGATCATTTCATACCTCCAAAGTCTCAAGGCCCCGCCCCATGGGTTACATCAACCCATTCTCACTTCTTACCACTTCAAGACAGCTCTCATGCACCTCTTGTTACGGTTGCCTCTCACTGACTGGAAGCCTGAATTATTTCCCCAAAGGCTCCAGGACATCCTCTGGTACCTTGGCCGTGGGCTACAGGAGAGATGTCTTTATCACTTCTTGATTGGAAACACCTTTCTACCCCTTACCATCCCAGTCCCCAAGAACTTTCGGAGTGCTAAGCCTGTCAATCTCTTTCGGCACCTCGAACTGGACTCTGCGGCACATTCAAAGGCAGTGACAGAGTTTCATGACCTTGTGACCCAGGTGAAATCTTTGCCCGGCTTACCAATATCTGGTAGGGTCATGTAAAGGccattaaaaatggaatttctgaTTTTCTGGGCTCTCATAGAGTCTGTTTTTCAGATGTCTTGCAGCCAGTATCTATGCCCCTTGACTTGTCATGAGGCTATGTAGATCATGATCCTGGGCATAAGGAGCAGGAGCAGATGCTTCATGAAAAGAGGGTATAAGCTATCCAGCACTAACTAACCTAGACTGTGGCTTCTAAGGTTTTTCTACTGACATAAGTCACAATATAACCAAAAGGAGATCAGAATGCCCAGGCACACGTGACCACATGTTGTTGCAATTGAGATCTAGAAAGAAAATAGGTTCTAAAGCTAAACTGAACATTTGTACTGAAAAAGGGGAGAACTTGAGAGAATACCCATTTTAGCTTGTTCCTGTTTATGCAGCTTACTTAGTTTTCCCTTTGAACTGATTCCCTTATGTGAACAGATCTATTTAACTTGTGCTGAAATTGATCACATTCTGTAAAGTGTTTTTTAAtcataaagcactgtataaatgggAGTTACTTGTTATTGGAATAATTCTTTAGCATCACTTTATCCCAAGCAAATTGCTGTCagcttttttatttcaaattcatAGATTTTAGGGT from Notamacropus eugenii isolate mMacEug1 chromosome 1, mMacEug1.pri_v2, whole genome shotgun sequence includes these protein-coding regions:
- the ITPRIPL1 gene encoding inositol 1,4,5-trisphosphate receptor-interacting protein-like 1; this encodes MAMISFLFVTVMYVVQHLIFVSDRMDLDTLARSRQQEKVMMEEMRQLELEFEERTQEEKMRQTVWKTLEIEEEKQEETNEEKIIKENNVAMEDLEKTRAFQSEGPKGPLGWMLGNLWNAGLFGLFLLFELFRQNMQHEPAFDSSSDEEEEDTVGETVTTCSWLSDFPKQEDLDFFFEQNLQNTTRDLPSTCEFVESFVDDLIEACQVLGRREIHPQLEDCLGVGPAFEKWGVGQDAHRFEVLVPLSAPQSNSFHLEMRAPESGLLRCGRVLVESECVCKREKLLGDVLCLVHHWDHSSGTGKPANSLKSNFCTGSNLDVYKSLYWFRNIVGSAWALVAHKYDFKLSLPPSVTSCKLRLDYRSGRFLLINLILGVQRDDSLVYFVSQSPEHEKLTSLDWPESFAACEHLFLKLVMRFAPEKTCHLKCLQIISYLQSLKAPPHGLHQPILTSYHFKTALMHLLLRLPLTDWKPELFPQRLQDILWYLGRGLQERCLYHFLIGNTFLPLTIPVPKNFRSAKPVNLFRHLELDSAAHSKAVTEFHDLVTQVKSLPGLPISGRVM